CCCGTACCCGGCCCGACCTGGTGGCCTGCGCGGTGCTCATGGCGGGCGCCGGACCGGTCACCGGGGTCCTCGACGCGATGCTGGACGCGGAGGCCGAGCTGATCGCCGCGACCGGTCGGCTGCCCGCCGCGTTCACGCGCCTGCAGACCCTGCTCTCCAGCCTGCCGCCGGCCGTCCTGCGCGAGGACGAGCAGCAGACCCGCACCTGGCTGGAGCTCCTCGGAGCCCAGGAAGGCCTCTGGACCTCGTCCGACGGGGAGGTGGGCCAGGCCACCGCAGCCGAAGCCTGGCTGCGCGACCCGCACCGCATGGCCGCGCTCGCCGACATCACCATCCCCGTACTGGTCCTGGGCTTCGAGCACGACCTCTACTTCCCGCCGCACGCGTCCCAGGTCGCCGCCGACGCCCTGCCGCGAGGCGAGTTCACGGTCATCGCCGGCGCTGCGCACGGAGGGCTCCTCACCCACCCGGAGGAGACCGGCGCCGCACTCCGCGCCTTCCTGACCCGCCGGTGACCCCTCCCCCACCCGTGCCGGCGGCGACGCCTTGAGGGCTCGTCGCGCCGGCACGGTCCAGGGGTTCCGGTGTGTCATCGGAGGTACTGCTACAGGATGAACAGGCTCATGCCGGGAGCGGGGCGGACCAGCTGCCCCGGCAGGACGGCGCCCGTCACCCGCCCGTCGCAGTGGGGGCCCGACCATACGAAGGCGGTCTCGTCCGTGAAGTTGGCGACCTCCGAGGGCACGAAGTCGCCCAACGGGTAGCAGCCGGAAGGGTCATGCACCGGCGCCCGGTCGATGAACAGCACCCCGTTCGCAGCCTGTGCCGTACCCGGCGCCGCCAACGCCAAGGTCAGCGCCGCCGCGCACGCCCCCAGTACCCGCGCCACGCGTCGTGTCTCGCGCATCCCGGTCCACCTGCCTCTTTCGCCTTGCCACAACCATTGCCGTCGCTGAGGGTAGGGCATCCGCACTCACTGTGACGGACGTCGGGCGTTCGTCTGCTCCGTGAGCTTGCCCTTGCGCAGGTTGAGGATGCGGTCGGACTGGGCTGCCAGTTGCTGCGAGTGGGTGACGACGACCACGCACTTGTCCTGCAGGTGGGCGAGGTCGCGGAAGGTGTCGATGATGCCCTGGGCGGTGTCCTCGTCGAGGTTTCCGGTGGGTTCGTCGGCGAAGAGGATGTCGACGTCGCAGGCGAGCGCGCGGGCGATGGCGACGCGCTGCTGCTGGCCGCCGGAGAGCTGCATGACGTTGCGGGCGGCCATCGCCTTGTCGAGGCCGATGCCCTCCAGCAGTTGCAGGGCTCGTGCCTTGCGGCTTCCGGTCGGGGGCTTCGCACCGGTGATCTCCATGGCGGTGGTGACGTTCTGAAGGGCGGTCATGTAGGTGAGGAGGTTGTACTGCTGGAAGATCGTGGCGGCGTGCTTGTTGCGGTAGCGGCCCAGGCCGAGCGCGGTGAGGTCCTGCCCGTCGAAGGTGACCGTGCCCTGGGTGGGGGTGTCGAGGCCGCTGGCGAGCGAGAGCAGGGTGGTCTTGCCGCTCCCCGAGGGGCCCAGGATGGTGTAGAAGGTGCCGCGTTCGAAGGAGTAGTCGACGTCCCTCAGGACCGTGGTCCTGCGGCGCTGGCCGGAGTAGGTGTGGCTGATGCCCGCGAGGCGCAGGACGGGCGGGGCCGTGGTGGCGGTGGTCATGGCGGGTCACTTGCCCTTCGTGAGGATGGTGCGGGGGCTCAGGCGCAGTACGGAAGCGGCCGGTACGGCGGTGGCGAGGAGGCCGATGCCGAGGCCGACGCCGCCGACCGTGGCGAGGTCCGCCGGATCGAGTGCGACGGTGATCCTGTCGATGGGGTCGGCGTTCTCCACGGGTTTGTCGTTCGGGTCGATGCCCTGGTCGAGTCCGGTGCTGCCGAGGGCCGGGGGCTTCCAGGAGCCGAGTTTCCGCTCGGCGGCGGAGGCTTCCTTGCCGAGCAGCGCCTGGCCGGCGCTCTGGGTCAGCTTCGGGGCGAAGAGGGCGCTCACGCCGATGGCGATGACGGCGACGGCGGCGATCTCCAGGGCCTGCTGGGCGATGAGCTTGGACTTCTTCTCGCCGATCGCGAGCAGGACGCCGTACTCCGTGCGGCGCTGCTTGACGGCGAGGTTGACCAGGAGGGCGAGTACGGCCGCGCCCGCGAGGACCATCAGCCACATGGCGACGGTGGCCGTGGAGCGGATGC
This genomic interval from Streptomyces sp. NBC_00193 contains the following:
- a CDS encoding ABC transporter ATP-binding protein, which encodes MTTATTAPPVLRLAGISHTYSGQRRRTTVLRDVDYSFERGTFYTILGPSGSGKTTLLSLASGLDTPTQGTVTFDGQDLTALGLGRYRNKHAATIFQQYNLLTYMTALQNVTTAMEITGAKPPTGSRKARALQLLEGIGLDKAMAARNVMQLSGGQQQRVAIARALACDVDILFADEPTGNLDEDTAQGIIDTFRDLAHLQDKCVVVVTHSQQLAAQSDRILNLRKGKLTEQTNARRPSQ
- a CDS encoding alpha/beta fold hydrolase; translated protein: MESVVVDGVRIAYERTGRGRPVVLAGGTGMPPVAWELCGVREGLVMAGFEVITYAARGVAPSDAPSAECSMADLAGDLAGLMDALGLTGAAVVGYSLGSFTVELLARTRPDLVACAVLMAGAGPVTGVLDAMLDAEAELIAATGRLPAAFTRLQTLLSSLPPAVLREDEQQTRTWLELLGAQEGLWTSSDGEVGQATAAEAWLRDPHRMAALADITIPVLVLGFEHDLYFPPHASQVAADALPRGEFTVIAGAAHGGLLTHPEETGAALRAFLTRR